A genomic segment from Bacillus cereus G9842 encodes:
- a CDS encoding AAA family ATPase — MPQLDSLHPTVEKIINNIEKIMVGKRKETILALTALLAEGHVLLEDVPGVGKTMLVRALSKSIDADYKRIQFTPDLLPSDVTGVSIYNPKELQFEFKPGPIMGNFVLADEINRTSPKTQSALLECMEEGNITIDGITRPLPKPFFVMATQNPVEYEGTYSLPEAQLDRFLLKLKMGYPTPEEEFEILNRMEKTNPLSQLQAITTIEELLYLQQSVRVVSMDKAIKHYIVKLVNQTRTYSSIQLGASPRGSIALMKASQAYAFIHGRNYVIPDDVKFLAPYVLAHRLILKMEAKFEGITGEQVIAKIVARTTVPTQRTMNP; from the coding sequence ATGCCCCAGCTTGATTCATTACATCCCACTGTAGAAAAAATAATCAATAATATTGAAAAAATAATGGTCGGAAAACGAAAAGAAACAATCTTAGCTTTGACAGCTCTCTTAGCTGAAGGTCATGTGCTATTAGAAGATGTTCCTGGTGTCGGCAAAACAATGCTAGTACGTGCTCTTTCTAAATCCATTGATGCGGATTACAAGCGAATTCAATTTACACCTGATTTACTGCCATCAGATGTAACAGGAGTTTCTATTTATAATCCGAAAGAGCTCCAATTTGAGTTCAAGCCTGGACCAATTATGGGGAATTTTGTACTTGCTGATGAAATTAATCGTACATCTCCTAAGACACAATCTGCTTTACTTGAATGTATGGAAGAAGGCAATATTACAATAGATGGCATTACAAGGCCTTTACCAAAGCCGTTCTTTGTCATGGCTACACAAAATCCGGTCGAATATGAAGGAACATATTCTCTACCAGAAGCTCAGCTCGATCGTTTCTTATTGAAACTAAAAATGGGATATCCTACACCAGAAGAAGAATTTGAAATTTTAAACCGGATGGAAAAAACAAATCCACTCTCTCAATTACAGGCCATTACTACAATAGAAGAATTACTTTATTTACAACAAAGCGTACGGGTAGTAAGTATGGACAAAGCAATTAAGCATTACATTGTAAAGCTTGTTAATCAGACTCGTACGTATAGCTCTATACAGCTAGGAGCAAGTCCACGTGGCTCAATTGCTTTAATGAAAGCTTCACAAGCTTATGCATTTATCCATGGCAGAAATTATGTTATTCCAGACGATGTTAAATTTTTAGCTCCTTACGTTTTAGCGCATAGGCTCATTCTAAAAATGGAAGCAAAATTTGAAGGGATAACAGGAGAACAAGTTATCGCAAAAATCGTTGCACGAACTACCGTGCCGACTCAAAGGACGATGAACCCTTGA